In Pigmentibacter ruber, a genomic segment contains:
- a CDS encoding DMT family transporter has translation MLKKITYIIIPATFVLLWSSGYLFANVGLKYCSPFLLLTIRLLIASIFIGLFLTINKISTKISVKDFFQILGTGFFLQTMYLGFIFLSFGQKTSPGFIAIILGMQPLLTLFISSEKTNFPQKIGIILSTIGLIFTVASNLIIGSTNYLGIFYALISLIGITFGSIFQNKYSSNVSLYVKLFIHYLGSFLVIGFLTLFIEPIYFIYNLMLVFSIFWISIVVSVFAVILYYNLLNSGKLVKTTSLLYCVPILTSIFDYIFFKGIFSIASIAGMFLIVLGLMLITKKYSNQENIKLKKLLENFI, from the coding sequence ATGCTAAAAAAAATAACCTATATCATTATCCCAGCTACTTTTGTTCTTCTGTGGTCGAGTGGATATCTTTTTGCAAATGTAGGACTAAAATACTGTTCCCCTTTTCTTCTTTTGACAATTCGGCTTTTAATAGCTAGTATTTTTATTGGCCTATTTCTCACAATTAATAAAATATCGACAAAAATTTCAGTGAAAGATTTTTTCCAAATCTTAGGAACAGGTTTTTTTCTCCAAACAATGTATCTTGGATTTATTTTTTTATCATTCGGGCAAAAAACATCACCGGGATTTATTGCAATTATTTTAGGTATGCAACCTCTTCTCACTTTATTTATAAGTTCTGAAAAAACAAATTTTCCTCAAAAAATTGGTATAATTTTATCAACAATTGGCTTAATTTTTACAGTTGCAAGTAATTTAATAATTGGCAGCACAAACTACCTAGGTATATTTTATGCATTAATATCTCTTATTGGAATAACTTTTGGGAGTATTTTTCAGAATAAATATAGTTCAAATGTTTCTTTATACGTTAAATTATTTATCCATTACTTGGGAAGTTTTTTAGTTATAGGATTTCTTACTTTATTTATTGAACCTATATATTTTATCTATAACTTAATGTTAGTATTTTCAATCTTCTGGATTTCAATAGTTGTTTCAGTATTCGCTGTTATTTTATACTATAATCTATTAAATTCTGGTAAATTAGTAAAAACAACTAGTTTACTTTATTGTGTACCTATTTTAACTAGTATTTTCGATTATATTTTCTTTAAAGGAATTTTTTCAATTGCATCAATAGCTGGAATGTTCCTAATTGTTTTAGGTTTAATGCTAATTACTAAGAAATACTCAAATCAAGAAAATATTAAATTAAAAAAATTGCTTGAAAATTTTATTTAA
- a CDS encoding TcdA/TcdB catalytic glycosyltransferase domain-containing protein, with the protein MKKKFKLINKFSLLTLISISMNSCGGGKDSNKTINESKTLTSNYALYEKNQNLTVNVFSSLYLNGLDRILNEMNISDLEKIKEVLSKFSEPESIDNDEKKYSLILELLKKIPEPRYIGENKEYLKKYDALLDNLEKYYLKTAKPVPKILHFVWLGGPLGEVQKDYVKIWAKMNPDYQVKIWYDSENLFTFETNKKIKEYLDYSLVEYKNDDKYQNIFADKYIALQNDLFEKLVKLRQKKQTANYDLERLNYIEKTLYKKNKTNTDLIHERKNQFNLDSLKLKQEFPNIEFEDLKNVKSKLELLDIYDQELLLRGNFAAAGDSVRVELLRQFGGLYSDIDVLPAIKPLNNFIEHNDKLNGDESFSKRFRSLSLAYCEQIFNHFKFLSPTRKVDHKYKNGALKSFDYDGNLTTVTKSKFKSTFRSNLNNIKNLNNVEDVFVKLGDVLIRPGEFKAAEDSNSFIAAHAKVSNNDWIEDIKNNIIRNYAKLNSFEVNNPKEFFSFDKEYIKVTEKKKYKLPLKFSESDVDYFIQGYRKDSLLPDYRITVKTSGPGVFSQTQENLFPEFLSEKGNFYKNRVVETVTEFSLKNNKFTNATEEDVNSSWATRSKSRDFDTFGLRKVILPVSNDENILNAAELIHKKKLGEFKKTSLVKLDTLELNDIDNKEYEKVNFYLVGHAEKDNESVKIGNLSAKDLADKLLDFTEKNKNQVIDYIDIISCNPANDASDTKNLVTYTQELMESLQKLGISIDIISIRKSTIKIDEQGNELSKSKLGLYEYANDSDKIYVIRKGSNDYLTINTSNIVDLIEPNNLKKLNHFNGVFKNLLSKKTQELGEFNDVLNKIKDYYNRVNIERRDSSSSVKFSLNSSESSLNFNSSDSDEDAKNNSSKSSILIDQEDNKPFKKLAKYSFKGIDTLTSVTNKYNIFMTLLNTPSTLKNITSSFQHGMILDGIRESSNFTVNNADLVLDLIKFSKGNSFWLQHSKAFNNISRTQVGLNLASAGLDVWQAVDLYKAAGSSKDYNQKIDYIINGSFTTARAASSIGTAILLPLSAKSGPIGAAIGYTIMFSQGTYNAVRTSQELRRLGFKEEDITVKSMLSFFGQYDKTEDPAYITRIETIKLKTEIIPNILREKNKEFFSSLGTKNESINFFFKKFIYPDLDLYIPYTFEEIITGCGYGACASNKKSGKRLDSESHLCLSNNIYVNGNHASKNNLLEGHYNAVYLNRDILEKKFAGIPAAPTGNYYSHGSVQYSNNTVPCPSPSSSKHMLEQIAELSSEEEAKLATIPLNKQANLYLLGYGDQGKHGNMIHTIIADQNNNNLFNIHPSTYMLHLIGGEKDDIVEFYDLLKSEKQDKGFIDGGLGIDTISLEGIKNKDVTVSLNSKKSSLGLPIFKNIENVMGSHGNDKIFGNELNNFLFGNNGNDEIEGGSGDDILLPGEGYDILVGGEGSDQYIINKKDLSENNPTFKIINNFDASNEQKHDVLVTDIKNLVTIKNSNNLDIGYFENNKFIKIAALNDYFLSEQYKHLIIRDSAGNQYFGQNGNLYSDYSDYHKLDTIMFKEISNIDLSKENKEVKLIDNVQNAIGTTLDNEIIGNQYDNLLIGNGGYDKIWGNQGNDSISIDMNSNRKNVDSEDYLNESFLNFFGYYSKAELDGGEGNDSYILNFTQTDSIDKEFYVSINNYDKNKSIDNLIINNFNLEIKKVIFSKFYSTDLDFNNSLKIELEDINLKKYYVYIKKYFDSEENQHLQVQFGDKIVLSVNDINSIINTLSDNKNEYVIHFDNELNFDEMKENNYYFIDSEKIQNNIYSINYFLSFKKNKVKMAKFQENLILNFINIDEKSNYSILYLKDYFKNKNKFQNLSIETNSKILFSEVDFQKYVSELLNGEIQEFEIK; encoded by the coding sequence TTGAAAAAAAAATTTAAATTGATAAATAAATTTTCGTTATTGACATTAATAAGTATTAGTATGAATAGTTGTGGAGGTGGTAAAGATAGTAATAAAACAATTAATGAATCAAAAACATTAACTTCAAATTATGCTCTCTATGAAAAAAACCAAAATCTAACTGTAAATGTATTTTCTAGTCTTTATCTCAATGGCTTAGATAGAATACTAAATGAGATGAATATTTCAGATTTAGAAAAAATAAAGGAAGTATTGAGTAAATTTTCTGAACCTGAAAGTATAGATAATGATGAAAAAAAGTATTCATTAATTTTAGAATTACTTAAAAAAATTCCAGAACCAAGATACATTGGAGAAAATAAAGAGTATTTAAAAAAATATGATGCATTACTAGATAATCTTGAAAAATATTACTTAAAAACAGCAAAACCTGTACCAAAGATTTTACATTTTGTATGGTTAGGTGGACCATTAGGTGAAGTTCAAAAAGATTATGTCAAAATTTGGGCTAAAATGAATCCAGACTATCAAGTAAAAATATGGTATGATTCAGAAAATTTATTCACGTTTGAAACTAATAAAAAAATCAAAGAATATCTTGATTATTCTTTGGTAGAATATAAAAATGATGACAAATATCAAAATATTTTTGCAGATAAATATATTGCCCTCCAAAATGATCTTTTTGAAAAATTAGTAAAATTGAGACAAAAAAAGCAAACAGCTAACTATGATTTAGAAAGATTGAATTATATTGAAAAAACACTTTATAAAAAAAATAAAACAAATACTGATTTAATACATGAAAGAAAAAATCAATTTAACTTAGATAGTCTTAAATTAAAACAAGAATTTCCAAATATAGAATTTGAAGATTTAAAAAATGTAAAAAGTAAATTGGAATTATTGGATATTTATGATCAAGAGTTACTATTAAGAGGAAATTTTGCTGCAGCAGGTGACAGTGTAAGAGTTGAATTACTTAGACAGTTTGGTGGATTATATTCTGATATAGATGTTTTACCTGCTATAAAACCGTTGAATAATTTTATTGAACATAATGATAAATTAAATGGAGATGAAAGTTTTTCTAAACGTTTTAGAAGTCTTTCTCTGGCATACTGTGAACAAATTTTTAACCATTTTAAATTTTTATCTCCAACTAGAAAAGTAGATCATAAATATAAAAATGGAGCTTTAAAATCTTTTGACTATGATGGTAATTTAACAACAGTTACAAAATCTAAGTTTAAGAGTACTTTCAGAAGTAATCTAAATAATATAAAAAATTTAAACAATGTTGAAGATGTTTTTGTAAAATTAGGCGATGTGCTTATTAGACCTGGTGAGTTTAAAGCTGCTGAAGATTCTAATAGTTTTATTGCTGCGCATGCAAAAGTAAGTAATAATGATTGGATAGAAGATATAAAAAATAATATTATTCGTAACTATGCAAAATTAAATTCATTTGAAGTAAATAATCCTAAAGAATTTTTCTCGTTTGATAAGGAATATATTAAAGTTACAGAAAAGAAAAAATATAAGCTACCATTAAAATTTTCCGAATCTGATGTTGATTACTTTATTCAAGGATATAGAAAAGACTCATTATTACCTGATTATAGAATAACTGTAAAAACTTCGGGACCTGGAGTTTTTTCACAAACACAAGAAAACTTGTTTCCAGAATTTCTTTCTGAAAAAGGAAATTTTTATAAAAATAGAGTTGTTGAAACTGTCACTGAATTTTCATTAAAAAATAATAAATTTACAAATGCAACTGAAGAAGATGTTAATTCTTCCTGGGCTACTAGAAGTAAGTCAAGAGATTTTGATACTTTTGGTTTAAGAAAAGTTATTTTACCTGTTTCAAATGATGAAAATATTTTAAATGCAGCTGAGCTAATTCATAAAAAGAAACTTGGTGAATTCAAAAAAACTTCATTAGTCAAACTAGATACTTTAGAACTAAATGATATTGATAATAAAGAATATGAAAAAGTAAATTTTTATCTTGTAGGTCATGCTGAAAAAGATAATGAGTCAGTGAAAATTGGTAATTTATCTGCAAAAGATTTGGCAGATAAATTACTTGATTTTACCGAGAAAAATAAAAATCAAGTAATAGATTATATTGATATTATAAGCTGTAACCCTGCGAACGATGCAAGTGATACAAAAAATTTAGTTACTTACACACAAGAATTAATGGAGAGTTTGCAAAAGTTAGGAATATCTATTGACATCATAAGTATTAGAAAAAGTACCATTAAAATTGATGAGCAAGGTAATGAACTTTCAAAAAGTAAGTTAGGTTTATATGAATATGCAAATGACAGTGATAAAATTTATGTAATAAGAAAAGGAAGTAATGACTATTTAACTATTAATACATCAAATATAGTTGACTTAATCGAACCAAATAATTTAAAAAAACTCAATCATTTTAATGGCGTTTTTAAAAATTTATTAAGTAAAAAAACTCAAGAATTAGGTGAATTTAATGATGTTTTAAATAAGATTAAAGATTATTATAATAGGGTGAATATTGAGCGAAGAGATTCTTCTAGTAGTGTTAAATTTAGTTTAAATAGTTCAGAATCTTCATTAAACTTTAATAGCAGTGATTCTGATGAAGACGCAAAAAATAACAGTAGTAAATCTTCTATATTAATTGATCAAGAAGATAACAAGCCATTTAAAAAACTTGCTAAATATTCATTTAAAGGTATTGATACATTAACTAGTGTAACAAATAAATATAATATTTTTATGACTCTTTTGAATACTCCGAGTACCTTAAAAAATATAACCTCATCATTTCAGCACGGAATGATATTAGATGGAATAAGAGAAAGTTCAAATTTTACAGTTAATAATGCTGATCTCGTTTTGGATTTAATAAAATTTTCAAAAGGAAATTCTTTCTGGTTACAGCATTCAAAAGCATTCAACAATATAAGCCGCACTCAGGTAGGATTAAATTTAGCTTCTGCTGGATTAGATGTATGGCAAGCAGTTGATTTATATAAAGCAGCAGGAAGTTCAAAAGATTATAATCAAAAAATTGATTATATTATTAATGGAAGTTTTACTACTGCGAGGGCAGCTAGTTCAATTGGAACAGCAATTTTATTGCCATTATCAGCAAAATCTGGTCCAATTGGGGCAGCAATTGGATATACAATTATGTTTTCCCAAGGAACTTATAATGCTGTAAGAACTTCACAGGAACTAAGAAGGCTCGGATTCAAAGAAGAAGATATCACAGTCAAATCAATGTTAAGTTTTTTTGGCCAATATGATAAAACGGAGGATCCTGCATATATCACCAGAATAGAAACGATTAAACTTAAAACTGAAATAATACCAAATATTTTGAGAGAAAAAAATAAGGAGTTTTTCTCCTCACTTGGAACAAAAAATGAAAGCATAAATTTCTTTTTTAAAAAATTTATTTATCCTGACTTAGATCTATATATTCCTTACACTTTTGAAGAAATAATTACCGGTTGTGGATATGGAGCTTGTGCATCAAATAAAAAATCGGGAAAAAGGCTTGATAGCGAAAGTCATTTATGTTTGTCAAATAATATATATGTGAATGGAAATCATGCGAGTAAAAATAATTTATTAGAAGGACATTACAATGCTGTTTATTTAAACAGAGATATACTTGAGAAAAAATTTGCAGGAATACCTGCTGCACCAACTGGAAATTATTATTCACATGGAAGTGTTCAATACTCAAATAACACCGTGCCTTGTCCAAGCCCCTCTTCAAGTAAACATATGCTTGAGCAAATCGCTGAATTATCAAGTGAAGAAGAAGCTAAATTAGCTACTATACCATTAAATAAACAGGCTAATTTATATTTACTTGGCTATGGTGATCAGGGTAAACATGGAAATATGATCCATACTATTATTGCTGATCAAAATAACAATAATTTATTTAATATTCATCCATCGACATATATGCTTCATTTAATTGGTGGAGAAAAAGATGACATTGTTGAGTTTTATGATCTATTAAAATCAGAGAAGCAAGATAAAGGGTTTATTGATGGAGGTTTAGGCATTGATACTATTAGTTTAGAGGGAATAAAGAACAAAGATGTCACTGTTTCTTTAAATAGTAAAAAATCTTCTTTAGGACTTCCAATTTTTAAAAATATTGAAAATGTAATGGGTAGTCATGGAAATGATAAAATTTTTGGAAATGAATTAAATAATTTTCTTTTTGGTAATAATGGCAATGATGAAATTGAAGGAGGTTCTGGTGATGATATTCTATTACCCGGTGAAGGGTATGATATTTTAGTTGGAGGAGAGGGCTCTGATCAGTATATTATAAATAAAAAAGATCTTAGTGAAAATAATCCTACATTTAAAATTATAAATAATTTTGATGCATCTAATGAACAAAAACATGATGTTCTAGTCACTGATATTAAAAATCTGGTAACTATAAAAAATTCAAATAATTTGGATATAGGATATTTTGAAAATAATAAATTTATTAAAATTGCAGCTTTAAATGACTACTTTCTGTCTGAACAATATAAGCATTTAATTATTAGAGATAGTGCCGGTAATCAGTATTTTGGTCAGAATGGCAACTTATATTCAGATTATTCTGATTATCATAAATTAGATACAATTATGTTTAAAGAAATTAGTAATATTGATTTATCAAAAGAAAATAAAGAAGTAAAACTTATTGATAATGTGCAAAATGCAATAGGAACAACTTTAGATAATGAAATAATAGGAAATCAATATGATAACTTATTAATTGGGAATGGAGGATATGATAAAATTTGGGGAAATCAAGGAAATGACTCTATTTCAATTGATATGAACTCTAATAGAAAAAATGTAGATTCGGAAGATTATCTTAATGAATCATTCCTAAACTTTTTTGGCTATTATTCAAAAGCCGAATTAGATGGAGGTGAAGGAAATGATAGCTATATCTTAAATTTCACACAAACTGATTCTATAGATAAAGAATTTTATGTTTCTATTAATAATTATGATAAAAATAAAAGTATTGATAATTTAATAATTAACAATTTTAATTTAGAGATTAAAAAAGTTATATTTTCAAAATTCTATTCAACAGATTTAGATTTTAATAATTCTTTAAAAATTGAACTTGAAGATATAAATTTAAAAAAATACTATGTATATATTAAAAAATATTTTGATTCAGAAGAAAATCAACACTTGCAAGTACAATTTGGAGATAAAATTGTATTATCTGTTAATGATATTAACAGTATAATAAATACTTTATCTGATAATAAAAATGAGTATGTTATTCATTTTGATAATGAATTAAATTTTGATGAAATGAAAGAAAATAATTATTACTTCATTGATAGTGAAAAAATACAGAACAATATTTATTCTATAAATTATTTTCTTTCTTTTAAAAAGAATAAGGTTAAAATGGCTAAATTTCAAGAAAATTTAATATTAAATTTTATAAATATAGATGAAAAAAGTAATTATTCAATACTATATTTAAAAGACTATTTTAAAAACAAAAATAAATTCCAAAATTTATCCATTGAAACTAATTCCAAAATTCTTTTCTCTGAGGTTGATTTTCAAAAATATGTATCAGAGCTTTTAAATGGAGAGATCCAAGAATTTGAAATTAAATAA
- a CDS encoding DUF6311 domain-containing protein — translation MNFNNWLDYLVKKKKGNILFFLFSITITIIGYFSQIRWVKKYCLNELSNSACMHINIRLYGIPILIFILCIFLFFLLKYRAYIKKLLSSISFLSIQFFNSFKNNFIKTFNYIDNMSDKRNFYISFLIITVISFLVFNAKFSFRILDPSNVNWMNSGDLIQNYLGWYTYQTSQLTFPLGVHYTMNFPMGTSVGYTDSLPLFAFIFKYILPSGYQYFGFWLIICNFLQAWMSLLIIRVFNRNLLLTIISSLFIYLFPVFLHRYLHMNLECHWLILISLYLYIAKLNLNFKLKLFSFILIISAWIHPYISFLLTIFYSFFLFQEFINSNLKIKNTLKHFIITISSVFLSFFIIGYFHIDGTADYAYGSFSANILSFFNPTSEEFSNILKVIPINTSKYESFNYLGFGLIILFSSLLITNKFSFYFLKSKKNIGFLLSILVAILISLSPHISFGEKKLFSLPLTNDIYNILSIFRSNGRFLWPVTYLLAILSLYSFLKLDFSKIKKLFILSLLLIIQIYDINYLIKNSYSFDSKPNYDHELYSVLNSFLNAKRNIIIGYPTGSEKNYHTIEYLCAQKRCQTNVGYLARNDLKAETKFSEIIYKELEKSQLKENYIYYFDKIYSKTFESSLNSAENFCKETQFYHVCVKKVN, via the coding sequence ATGAATTTCAACAATTGGCTTGATTATCTAGTTAAAAAGAAAAAAGGAAACATTTTATTCTTTTTATTTTCCATTACTATAACTATAATAGGTTATTTCTCACAAATTAGATGGGTTAAAAAATATTGTCTTAATGAATTATCAAACTCAGCATGTATGCACATAAATATACGTTTGTATGGTATACCAATCTTAATATTTATCCTATGCATTTTTTTATTTTTCTTATTAAAATATAGAGCGTATATCAAAAAATTATTATCCTCTATTTCATTTTTAAGCATTCAATTTTTTAATTCATTTAAAAATAATTTTATAAAAACCTTTAATTATATCGATAATATGAGTGATAAAAGGAATTTTTATATCTCATTTTTAATAATTACTGTTATTTCTTTTCTAGTATTCAATGCAAAATTTTCATTTAGAATATTAGATCCTAGCAATGTAAATTGGATGAATTCAGGAGATTTAATCCAAAATTATTTAGGATGGTATACATATCAAACTAGTCAGCTAACTTTCCCTCTCGGAGTTCACTATACAATGAATTTTCCAATGGGTACCTCCGTTGGATATACAGATTCTTTACCCCTATTTGCTTTTATATTTAAATATATTTTACCTTCAGGTTATCAATATTTTGGATTTTGGCTAATTATTTGTAATTTCCTGCAAGCATGGATGTCACTACTAATTATTAGAGTTTTTAATCGAAATTTATTATTAACAATCATTTCTTCCCTTTTTATATATTTATTTCCAGTTTTTTTACATAGATATTTGCATATGAATTTAGAATGTCATTGGCTAATTTTAATTTCATTATATTTATATATAGCAAAATTAAATTTAAATTTTAAATTAAAATTATTTTCATTCATTTTGATAATATCTGCATGGATCCATCCATATATTAGCTTTTTGCTAACAATTTTTTATTCTTTCTTTCTATTCCAAGAATTTATCAATTCAAATTTAAAAATAAAAAATACTTTAAAACATTTTATAATTACCATATCTAGTGTGTTTTTGTCATTTTTTATTATTGGATATTTTCATATAGATGGTACCGCTGACTATGCATACGGATCGTTTTCAGCTAATATTTTATCATTTTTTAATCCGACATCAGAAGAGTTCTCAAATATTCTAAAAGTTATTCCAATAAATACATCTAAGTATGAATCTTTTAATTATCTTGGATTTGGCTTAATTATTTTATTTTCATCTTTATTGATAACAAATAAATTTAGCTTTTATTTTCTTAAATCTAAAAAAAATATAGGATTTCTTTTAAGTATTTTGGTCGCTATTTTAATTTCTTTATCCCCACATATTTCATTTGGGGAAAAAAAGTTATTTAGCCTTCCACTTACAAATGATATTTATAATATTTTATCAATTTTTCGATCTAATGGAAGATTTTTATGGCCAGTAACTTATTTATTGGCAATTTTGTCGTTATACAGTTTTTTAAAACTTGATTTTTCCAAAATCAAAAAACTATTTATTTTATCACTCCTTTTGATTATCCAAATTTATGACATAAACTATCTTATAAAAAATAGTTATTCTTTTGACTCAAAACCAAATTACGACCATGAATTATATTCAGTATTAAATTCATTTCTTAATGCAAAAAGAAATATAATTATTGGTTATCCAACAGGTAGTGAGAAAAATTATCATACTATAGAATATTTATGCGCACAAAAAAGATGTCAAACAAATGTTGGTTATTTAGCAAGAAATGATTTAAAGGCAGAAACTAAATTTTCTGAAATTATTTATAAAGAGTTAGAAAAAAGCCAATTGAAAGAAAACTATATATACTATTTTGATAAAATTTACTCAAAGACTTTTGAAAGTTCTTTGAATTCAGCTGAAAATTTTTGTAAAGAAACTCAATTCTACCATGTTTGTGTAAAAAAAGTTAATTAG